One genomic region from Granulicatella adiacens ATCC 49175 encodes:
- a CDS encoding MazG nucleotide pyrophosphohydrolase domain-containing protein: protein MSKLTIKKYQEYLENVYKNRNNDQGLFIKLVEEIGEVAEQISIRDGRKDGDKEAVIEELGKELADVIHYTIAIAGVNGIDLEKVILEKDLSAAIKYQHSTNLMEYIEQTAKND from the coding sequence ATGTCAAAACTAACAATTAAAAAGTATCAAGAATACTTAGAAAATGTATATAAGAATAGAAACAATGATCAAGGACTTTTTATTAAATTAGTGGAAGAAATTGGTGAAGTTGCTGAACAAATTAGCATCCGAGACGGAAGAAAAGATGGAGATAAAGAAGCTGTGATCGAAGAATTAGGGAAAGAACTGGCAGACGTAATTCATTATACGATTGCTATTGCAGGAGTAAACGGAATTGATTTAGAGAAAGTCATCTTAGAAAAAGACTTAAGTGCGGCTATTAAATACCAGCATTCAACGAACTTGATGGAGTACATAGAGCAAACAGCAAAAAACGACTAG
- a CDS encoding methionine ABC transporter permease encodes MFNVFLAQTSIEELFQQMFSFENVNWNEVIKATNETLYMTFIPTFYVFVIGLLLGILLFLTGKGRSLQNKFVHFILGGIINVFRSIPFIILLTLLMPFTKAIMTTIIGPKGAIPTLVISAAPFYARLVDIALNEIPSGVIEAAESMGANTRQIITKVLIPESLPALVSGITVTAIALVGSTAVAGAIGAGGLGNLAYMIGFTRNKQDIIFVATVAILVLVFIIQIIGDLTVKAIDKR; translated from the coding sequence ATGTTTAATGTATTTTTAGCTCAAACGAGTATAGAAGAATTGTTTCAACAAATGTTTTCTTTTGAAAACGTGAATTGGAATGAAGTGATCAAGGCGACTAATGAAACATTATATATGACCTTTATTCCAACTTTTTATGTTTTTGTCATTGGTTTGCTACTAGGTATTTTGCTATTTTTAACGGGAAAAGGACGTAGTCTCCAAAATAAGTTTGTTCATTTTATTTTAGGAGGCATTATCAATGTGTTCCGCTCTATTCCGTTTATTATCTTATTAACCTTGCTGATGCCATTTACAAAGGCGATTATGACCACCATTATTGGTCCAAAAGGGGCAATTCCAACCTTAGTGATTAGTGCAGCTCCATTCTATGCTCGACTAGTCGATATTGCTTTAAATGAAATTCCTTCTGGAGTGATTGAAGCAGCTGAGTCGATGGGGGCGAATACTCGTCAAATTATCACAAAGGTTTTAATTCCAGAATCTTTACCAGCTCTTGTCTCAGGAATTACGGTAACCGCCATTGCACTTGTAGGTTCTACTGCTGTAGCCGGTGCAATCGGAGCAGGTGGATTAGGAAACCTTGCTTATATGATTGGATTTACTAGAAACAAACAAGATATCATTTTTGTAGCAACAGTAGCTATCCTTGTTTTAGTATTCATCATTCAAATTATTGGAGATTTAACCGTCAAAGCAATAGATAAACGATAG
- a CDS encoding DUF368 domain-containing protein — protein MEQRSTQHQLDKQKKNDWFLRFFKGMFIGSGFILPGVSGGALAAIFGLYERMIAFLANVTKDFKKNVLFFLPVGIGALAGIVILSFGVSYLLGNFETIILWFFIGCIVGTIPALWKEAGKEGRSTRDIIILIASFVGGCLLLYLGENAIGGSVEANFFTWMIAGGLIALGIIVPGLSPSNFIVYMGMYKQMSDGFKTLDMSVILPIALGGLVTLALFSKLVHYIFKKAYPQLFHFIFGIVLASTVMIIPTNYAGFDIVQYLACVVMLGFGTWLGAFMAKLEDTYK, from the coding sequence ATGGAACAAAGATCAACGCAACATCAATTAGATAAACAAAAGAAAAACGACTGGTTTTTACGATTCTTCAAAGGAATGTTCATCGGTTCAGGATTTATCCTCCCTGGTGTCAGCGGTGGTGCACTTGCGGCCATCTTTGGACTTTATGAACGCATGATTGCTTTCCTCGCAAACGTGACAAAAGACTTCAAGAAGAACGTATTATTCTTCTTACCAGTCGGAATCGGTGCTCTTGCAGGTATCGTTATCTTATCATTTGGCGTAAGTTACTTACTTGGAAACTTTGAAACAATCATCCTGTGGTTCTTTATCGGATGTATCGTAGGAACAATCCCTGCTCTTTGGAAAGAAGCTGGAAAAGAAGGTCGCTCAACACGCGATATTATCATTCTGATTGCTTCATTTGTCGGTGGATGCTTACTCCTTTACTTAGGTGAAAATGCAATTGGCGGTAGCGTTGAAGCTAACTTCTTCACTTGGATGATTGCCGGTGGATTAATCGCTCTTGGAATTATCGTTCCTGGACTTAGCCCATCAAACTTCATCGTATATATGGGGATGTACAAACAAATGTCAGATGGTTTCAAAACATTAGATATGAGTGTGATTCTTCCAATCGCATTAGGTGGACTTGTAACATTAGCTCTCTTCTCAAAACTTGTACACTACATCTTTAAGAAAGCTTATCCACAATTATTCCACTTCATTTTCGGAATCGTGCTTGCTTCAACTGTAATGATCATCCCAACAAACTACGCTGGATTTGACATCGTTCAATACCTTGCCTGCGTTGTTATGTTAGGATTTGGAACATGGTTAGGTGCATTTATGGCGAAACTTGAAGACACTTATAAATAA
- a CDS encoding TetR/AcrR family transcriptional regulator C-terminal domain-containing protein, with amino-acid sequence MTLVVKKMLANTLKELMNERPLTKITVQDLTKKCGISRQTFYNHFHDIYELVEWIYLNEAHITLGENISYENWQDALEALFQYMDDNRNFVLNTYRSVSKENVERLLQREVERFLTDLIFNEINVSGEEAEQVQFSIEFYTYALVGVGLDWISRQMPGTAKELVEKIEQVMIGTIVARVS; translated from the coding sequence ATGACACTTGTTGTGAAAAAGATGTTAGCCAATACGCTAAAAGAACTAATGAATGAACGGCCATTGACGAAAATTACAGTACAAGATTTAACGAAGAAGTGCGGTATTAGTCGTCAAACGTTTTATAATCATTTTCATGATATTTATGAATTAGTAGAATGGATTTATTTAAATGAGGCGCATATTACGCTTGGAGAAAATATTTCTTATGAGAATTGGCAAGATGCCCTGGAGGCACTGTTTCAATATATGGATGATAATCGCAACTTTGTTCTTAACACGTATCGCTCTGTTAGTAAAGAAAATGTCGAGCGGCTCTTGCAACGTGAAGTTGAACGGTTCTTGACGGATTTGATTTTTAATGAAATTAATGTCAGTGGCGAAGAAGCAGAGCAAGTACAATTCTCGATTGAGTTTTATACGTATGCACTTGTTGGGGTAGGGCTTGATTGGATTAGCCGTCAAATGCCTGGTACGGCTAAAGAACTTGTTGAAAAAATCGAGCAGGTCATGATTGGAACGATTGTGGCTCGCGTTTCTTAA
- a CDS encoding UDP-glucose--hexose-1-phosphate uridylyltransferase, with product MKMNKAIQEFVNSAIESGYVSKEDRSYLLNRVLYLVGEESFEACKEIDQPSLLEAMANVVEASVEAGRIADDAEERDWLEQELMNLVIPKPSELNRLFWNKYEEGPKVATDAFYKMALDLNLIKVNDIAKNISFNGETEYGDLEITINLSKPEKTKEEIIKAAQSKDFNYPANRLCFENVGYHGRINWPGRANHRIVGMELGGESWGYHYSPYAYYSEHAIFLSENLEPMKVDEGAFSRLLEIVTQFPHYFVGSNAGLPIVGGSILSHNHYQGGRYVFPMNLAKVLETGISKKFDTVKIERLYWPLSALRLRGNNREEVFEVAVDILKAWEDYENKDLEILRESNGEPHNAITPIVRRQGDAYEFDLVLRNNRTTEEFPDGIFHPHADVQHIKKENIGLIEVMGLAILPPRLERELREVRDYLVGEAPLEAVATIHQEWAKELKAQEPTKETVDAFLQKAVSAKFCRVLEYAGVFKQTKEGQEAFSAFMHEFTK from the coding sequence ATGAAAATGAATAAAGCGATTCAGGAGTTTGTAAATAGTGCGATTGAATCAGGGTATGTATCAAAAGAGGATCGTAGCTATTTATTAAATCGCGTGCTTTATTTAGTGGGAGAAGAATCTTTTGAGGCTTGTAAAGAAATCGATCAACCATCTCTATTAGAAGCAATGGCGAACGTGGTGGAGGCATCTGTTGAAGCAGGGAGGATTGCAGATGACGCTGAAGAACGCGACTGGCTTGAACAAGAGCTAATGAACCTTGTGATTCCAAAACCTTCAGAATTGAACCGTCTATTCTGGAATAAATACGAAGAAGGACCTAAAGTAGCGACAGACGCGTTTTATAAAATGGCGCTCGATTTGAACTTAATTAAGGTCAATGATATCGCTAAAAATATTTCTTTTAACGGAGAAACAGAGTATGGCGATTTAGAAATCACGATTAATTTATCAAAACCAGAAAAAACGAAAGAAGAAATTATCAAAGCAGCGCAATCGAAGGATTTCAATTATCCTGCCAACCGTTTATGCTTTGAAAACGTAGGCTACCATGGTCGTATCAATTGGCCAGGTCGTGCCAACCACCGTATTGTTGGAATGGAACTTGGTGGAGAGTCTTGGGGCTACCATTATTCTCCATATGCTTATTATTCAGAGCATGCCATCTTCTTGTCTGAAAATCTAGAGCCAATGAAAGTGGATGAGGGAGCCTTTAGCAGACTTCTTGAAATCGTGACACAATTCCCTCATTATTTTGTAGGGTCAAATGCAGGGCTTCCAATTGTTGGAGGATCGATTTTAAGTCATAACCACTATCAAGGGGGACGTTACGTATTCCCAATGAACCTTGCTAAAGTCTTGGAAACTGGAATTTCTAAGAAGTTTGATACCGTTAAAATCGAACGTCTATACTGGCCACTTTCTGCGCTTCGTCTTCGCGGAAATAATCGTGAGGAAGTATTTGAAGTAGCAGTTGATATCTTAAAAGCATGGGAAGACTACGAAAACAAAGACCTTGAAATCTTACGTGAATCAAACGGCGAACCGCATAATGCGATTACTCCAATCGTGCGCCGTCAAGGAGATGCGTATGAGTTTGATTTAGTATTACGTAACAACCGTACGACAGAGGAGTTTCCAGATGGAATTTTCCATCCACATGCGGATGTACAACATATTAAGAAAGAAAATATTGGTTTAATTGAAGTGATGGGGCTTGCGATTTTGCCGCCACGTCTTGAACGCGAGCTTCGCGAAGTGAGAGACTATCTTGTTGGAGAAGCACCTCTTGAAGCAGTCGCAACCATTCACCAAGAATGGGCAAAAGAATTGAAAGCACAAGAACCAACGAAAGAAACTGTAGACGCATTTTTACAAAAAGCGGTGAGTGCAAAATTCTGCCGTGTGTTAGAATATGCAGGCGTCTTTAAACAAACAAAAGAAGGCCAAGAAGCATTTAGCGCCTTCATGCATGAATTTACGAAATAG
- the rimI gene encoding ribosomal protein S18-alanine N-acetyltransferase, with product MWNEFKERFIQWFEKIKVLFLDGSQQKEPIRNQFENFEKRVILGNGAQAKIRIGIPEDAARIFEVEEAAYNGESPWAKDILEKDVAYNPDAIYIVLEVEKDIVGFIGARTTESTDLHITNVAVLHDYRFLNVATLLLKAIEKIARALDKKEITLEARVSNTKAIRLYRKNGYSVMGTKENYYTPENEDAVEMLYTLPPKTPSSFHSSEYSFTRLQPADLAMAEALVELVQENYEHPNHWSVESFLADLENPANTYYGVWMQRQLVGFLGVQAVLDEATITNIVIAKDYQGKGLAQRLWQMALYDLKQRDVKVVFLEVRESNKRAQYLYEILGFEAFHTRRDYYSDPVEDAIEYRLEIEQR from the coding sequence ATGTGGAACGAGTTTAAAGAACGCTTCATTCAGTGGTTTGAAAAAATCAAAGTACTGTTTCTAGACGGGTCGCAACAGAAAGAACCGATTCGCAATCAATTTGAAAATTTTGAAAAAAGAGTCATTCTTGGAAATGGGGCGCAAGCCAAAATTCGAATTGGAATTCCAGAAGATGCCGCTCGTATTTTTGAAGTGGAAGAGGCAGCTTATAACGGAGAGTCGCCATGGGCAAAAGATATTCTTGAAAAAGATGTTGCCTATAATCCTGATGCCATTTATATCGTACTGGAAGTGGAAAAGGATATTGTTGGCTTTATCGGTGCAAGAACGACAGAGAGTACGGATTTACATATTACAAATGTAGCTGTACTACACGATTATCGTTTTTTAAATGTAGCTACATTATTGTTAAAAGCAATTGAAAAAATTGCAAGAGCCCTTGATAAAAAAGAAATTACTTTAGAAGCTCGAGTATCGAATACCAAAGCAATTCGTTTATATAGAAAGAATGGTTATAGCGTTATGGGAACGAAGGAAAATTATTATACTCCTGAAAATGAGGATGCTGTAGAAATGCTCTATACATTACCACCAAAAACGCCATCTTCCTTCCATTCGTCAGAGTACTCTTTTACAAGACTTCAACCAGCTGATTTAGCGATGGCTGAAGCATTAGTTGAGTTAGTACAAGAAAATTACGAGCATCCCAATCATTGGAGCGTCGAGAGTTTCCTTGCAGATTTGGAGAATCCAGCAAACACGTATTACGGAGTATGGATGCAACGCCAATTAGTAGGATTCCTTGGAGTCCAAGCAGTTCTTGATGAAGCAACGATAACGAATATCGTAATTGCTAAAGACTATCAAGGTAAAGGGCTCGCACAACGTTTATGGCAAATGGCCTTATATGACTTGAAACAAAGAGATGTGAAAGTTGTCTTTTTAGAAGTACGTGAAAGCAACAAGCGTGCTCAATATTTATATGAAATTCTTGGATTCGAAGCCTTCCATACGAGAAGAGATTATTATAGTGATCCAGTAGAAGATGCGATTGAATATCGCTTAGAAATTGAACAAAGATAG
- the proS gene encoding proline--tRNA ligase — MAEKTNLQREDFSKWYIQTIQKADLMDYSPVRGCMIFKPDGYEIWEHIQEEFNRRFKEEGIRNAYFPMLIPESFFTKEADHIEGFAPELPWVTEAAGEKLEERLALRPTSETMIGTAFSNWINSYRDLPYEINQWANVFRWEKKTLPFLRTSEFLWQEGHTAHADEEDARRRTMKMLEVYKEVVEGVLAVPVYEGQKTPSERFAGAVDTYSIEAMMKDGKAVQAGTSHYMGTKFAEAFDIKYLTKENEHVYAHTTSWGVSTRLIGSLIMTHGDEKGLVLPPKVAPTQVVLIPVGPWKKNPAILEKLEELQKELKAAGLRVKIDDTDNSPGFKFNEWELRGVPMRIECGPRDLENNQVMTKMRDLDEKVAVGFDVLVDTILSELDKMQVRMLETARAMRASNEYTNIDTLDELKAHIEAKREAGEVPGWVLVGWDGTEESEAKIKEETGFTTRNIPFNAPVKKEKCIVTGKPAVHTVWIARAY; from the coding sequence ATGGCAGAAAAAACAAACTTACAAAGAGAAGATTTTTCTAAATGGTATATTCAAACCATTCAAAAAGCAGATTTAATGGACTATTCACCAGTGCGTGGATGTATGATTTTCAAACCAGACGGATATGAAATCTGGGAACATATTCAAGAGGAATTTAACCGTCGTTTTAAAGAAGAAGGCATTCGTAATGCATACTTCCCAATGTTAATTCCAGAAAGCTTCTTCACAAAAGAAGCAGACCATATTGAAGGATTCGCGCCTGAATTACCATGGGTGACAGAAGCAGCTGGCGAAAAATTAGAAGAACGTTTAGCACTACGTCCAACAAGTGAAACAATGATTGGAACAGCTTTTTCAAACTGGATTAATTCATACCGTGATCTTCCATATGAAATTAACCAATGGGCAAATGTATTCCGTTGGGAAAAGAAAACTTTACCATTCTTACGTACTTCAGAATTCTTATGGCAAGAAGGACATACAGCGCATGCAGATGAAGAAGATGCACGTCGCAGAACAATGAAGATGTTAGAGGTTTATAAAGAAGTTGTAGAAGGCGTATTAGCAGTGCCAGTTTACGAAGGTCAAAAAACTCCGTCAGAGCGTTTCGCAGGGGCAGTAGACACTTACTCCATCGAAGCAATGATGAAAGACGGTAAAGCTGTTCAAGCGGGAACTTCTCACTATATGGGAACAAAATTCGCTGAAGCGTTTGACATCAAATATTTAACAAAAGAAAATGAACATGTATACGCCCATACAACTTCATGGGGAGTATCTACTCGTTTAATCGGTTCATTAATTATGACTCATGGGGACGAAAAAGGGTTAGTATTACCTCCAAAAGTGGCTCCAACACAAGTAGTCTTAATTCCTGTTGGACCATGGAAGAAAAATCCAGCCATCTTAGAAAAATTAGAAGAGCTTCAAAAAGAATTGAAAGCTGCTGGATTACGTGTGAAAATCGATGACACTGACAACTCACCAGGATTCAAATTCAATGAGTGGGAATTACGTGGTGTCCCAATGCGTATCGAATGCGGACCTCGCGACTTAGAAAATAATCAAGTGATGACAAAAATGCGTGACTTAGATGAAAAAGTAGCAGTTGGATTCGACGTTTTAGTAGATACCATTTTATCTGAATTAGATAAAATGCAAGTTCGTATGTTAGAAACTGCTCGTGCGATGCGTGCTTCTAATGAATATACAAACATTGATACTTTAGATGAGTTGAAAGCTCACATCGAAGCAAAACGCGAAGCTGGCGAAGTACCTGGTTGGGTATTAGTTGGTTGGGACGGAACAGAAGAAAGTGAAGCGAAAATCAAAGAAGAAACAGGCTTCACAACTCGTAACATTCCATTTAACGCTCCAGTGAAAAAAGAGAAATGTATCGTTACTGGCAAACCGGCTGTGCATACAGTTTGGATTGCACGTGCATATTAA
- the tsaD gene encoding tRNA (adenosine(37)-N6)-threonylcarbamoyltransferase complex transferase subunit TsaD — protein sequence MKETLILAIESSCDETSAAVIQNGNTILSNIVASQIKSHMRFGGVVPEIASRHHVEQITQVIDEALAKAGKTLDDMDAIAVTYGPGLVGALLIGISAAKALALASGKPLIAVNHMAGHIYANQLVEPLQFPLMALVVSGGHTELVYMPEDGKFQIIGETRDDAAGEAYDKIGRILNLPYPGGKKMDELAHLGTDTYDFPRAMIHEDHFDFSFSGLKSAVINRVHNAKQKGEEIVPEDLAASFQASVVEVLVEKTRRALKAYPVKQFVLAGGVAANKGLRTAMTQMMEEHYPTVTFSIPPLSLCGDNAAMIGAAAFTKYMQKDFAKMDLNAVPGLELGEE from the coding sequence ATGAAAGAAACATTGATTCTAGCAATTGAAAGTAGTTGTGATGAGACAAGTGCAGCCGTGATTCAAAACGGAAATACCATCCTTTCAAATATTGTTGCCTCTCAAATTAAAAGTCATATGCGTTTTGGAGGGGTTGTGCCAGAGATTGCCAGCCGCCATCACGTCGAACAAATTACGCAGGTTATCGACGAAGCTCTTGCTAAAGCAGGCAAAACTTTGGATGATATGGATGCTATTGCGGTGACATACGGTCCAGGACTTGTGGGAGCACTTCTCATTGGGATTTCTGCAGCGAAAGCCTTGGCATTAGCGAGTGGAAAACCACTGATTGCAGTGAACCACATGGCAGGGCATATTTATGCTAATCAACTTGTAGAACCTCTTCAGTTTCCTTTAATGGCACTTGTGGTCAGCGGAGGGCATACAGAATTGGTGTATATGCCAGAAGATGGAAAGTTCCAAATTATCGGTGAAACAAGAGATGATGCGGCAGGAGAAGCGTATGATAAGATTGGTCGTATTTTGAACTTGCCCTATCCTGGTGGAAAGAAAATGGATGAATTAGCTCATCTAGGAACGGACACTTACGACTTTCCACGTGCGATGATTCATGAAGACCATTTTGATTTCAGTTTTAGTGGATTAAAATCAGCGGTCATCAATCGTGTTCATAACGCCAAACAAAAAGGCGAAGAGATTGTCCCCGAAGATTTAGCTGCTAGTTTCCAAGCCAGTGTCGTAGAAGTTTTAGTCGAAAAAACAAGACGTGCGCTTAAAGCTTATCCTGTAAAACAATTCGTGTTAGCAGGAGGAGTGGCTGCCAATAAAGGGCTTCGTACAGCGATGACACAGATGATGGAAGAGCACTATCCAACAGTCACATTCTCCATCCCGCCATTGTCACTTTGTGGAGATAATGCGGCGATGATTGGTGCTGCAGCCTTTACTAAATACATGCAAAAAGACTTTGCGAAAATGGATTTGAATGCTGTTCCAGGGCTAGAATTAGGGGAAGAATAA
- the tsaB gene encoding tRNA (adenosine(37)-N6)-threonylcarbamoyltransferase complex dimerization subunit type 1 TsaB, with the protein MTILALDTSNKTLSVAVELTNGTMIEQTIENTLQHSVLLVPTIEAVFEEAGITAKDLTKVIVAEGPGSYTGLRIGVTIAKTLAKSLGIPLVGVSSLDVFLPNLASKVEVGKIVVPFFDARRRNIFAVGYQKTEEGFKKVIPEQHISWDDFLKVLPEFAMGVTFVGQLQSITKDAIVEKGASEAKWLEGPDAIPHATSLIELGRNKEAVDADVFVPMYLKLAEAEENWQAEHPLEKGSVYVERV; encoded by the coding sequence ATGACAATCCTCGCACTAGATACATCGAATAAGACATTATCGGTCGCTGTAGAACTGACAAACGGTACCATGATTGAACAAACGATTGAGAACACGTTGCAACATAGTGTTCTCCTTGTGCCAACCATTGAAGCCGTTTTTGAAGAAGCCGGCATTACAGCAAAAGATTTAACGAAGGTTATTGTTGCTGAAGGACCCGGTTCTTATACGGGACTTCGAATTGGCGTTACTATTGCTAAAACACTCGCAAAGAGTCTGGGGATTCCACTTGTTGGCGTCTCCAGTCTCGACGTCTTTTTACCGAACCTTGCTTCTAAAGTGGAAGTAGGAAAAATCGTTGTACCGTTTTTTGATGCTAGACGTCGAAATATTTTCGCGGTAGGCTATCAAAAGACTGAAGAAGGGTTTAAAAAGGTGATTCCAGAGCAACATATTTCATGGGATGATTTCTTGAAAGTGTTGCCGGAATTTGCAATGGGAGTAACTTTTGTAGGGCAATTACAATCGATTACAAAAGATGCAATCGTAGAAAAAGGAGCGAGTGAGGCGAAGTGGCTTGAAGGGCCTGACGCTATTCCTCACGCAACATCGCTCATTGAATTAGGAAGAAATAAGGAAGCTGTTGATGCGGACGTATTTGTCCCAATGTACTTGAAACTGGCAGAAGCTGAAGAGAATTGGCAAGCTGAGCATCCTTTAGAAAAGGGGTCAGTGTATGTGGAACGAGTTTAA
- a CDS encoding type B 50S ribosomal protein L31, which yields MKQGIHPDYHPVVFMDTTTGFKFLSGSTKTSSETVVWEDGNEYPLLRVEITSDSHPFYTGRQKFTQADGRVDRFNKKYGLK from the coding sequence ATGAAACAAGGAATTCACCCAGATTATCATCCAGTAGTGTTCATGGATACAACTACAGGATTCAAATTCTTATCAGGTTCAACAAAGACTTCAAGTGAAACTGTTGTATGGGAAGACGGTAACGAATACCCATTACTACGTGTGGAAATCACTTCTGATTCTCACCCATTCTACACAGGTCGTCAAAAATTCACTCAAGCAGACGGACGTGTGGATCGTTTCAACAAAAAATACGGTCTCAAATAA
- a CDS encoding DegV family protein, which yields MKIAVVTDSTAYLTKEELAELNVYVMPLSVIFGQETYREDIDISSEEFYAKVKSSSIFPTSTQPPVGETYELFRELAKDYDAIIPITISSGISGTYQTCVAVADDMKDEVPIYPIDSGISCAPQARAVKLAAVMAKSGEYSPSEIVETVQRLVDRTTAYFIVDDLSNLQRGGRLSAGAALVGSMLKIKPILTFVDKKIVPFEKIRTQQKAMKRIEQLFADETGTTDGDGYELVIIHANAPEAGEAWRQKMQEQYPKLRTSLAYFGPVVGTHLGEGALGFSWDIVQEKNLEK from the coding sequence ATGAAAATTGCTGTCGTTACAGATAGTACAGCTTATTTAACGAAAGAAGAATTAGCCGAGCTAAATGTATATGTGATGCCGTTGTCTGTTATTTTTGGACAAGAGACGTATCGTGAAGATATAGATATTTCATCTGAAGAATTTTATGCAAAAGTAAAATCTTCTTCAATCTTTCCAACGAGTACACAACCACCAGTAGGAGAAACTTACGAATTATTCCGCGAACTTGCAAAAGATTATGATGCTATTATTCCTATTACTATTTCTAGCGGAATTAGTGGGACTTATCAAACTTGTGTGGCTGTGGCCGATGACATGAAAGATGAAGTGCCGATTTATCCAATTGATTCAGGGATTAGTTGTGCACCTCAAGCAAGAGCTGTAAAATTAGCAGCGGTAATGGCAAAATCTGGAGAGTATTCTCCTTCAGAAATTGTAGAAACTGTTCAACGATTAGTTGATCGTACGACAGCCTACTTTATCGTTGATGATTTAAGCAATTTACAACGCGGTGGACGTTTATCTGCAGGGGCTGCATTAGTGGGTTCTATGTTGAAAATTAAGCCAATCTTGACATTTGTCGATAAAAAAATTGTTCCATTTGAAAAGATTCGCACGCAACAAAAAGCGATGAAACGTATCGAACAATTATTTGCAGATGAAACAGGAACAACAGACGGAGATGGCTATGAATTAGTCATTATTCATGCAAATGCTCCAGAAGCTGGTGAAGCGTGGAGACAAAAAATGCAAGAACAATATCCTAAATTACGAACATCATTGGCCTATTTTGGTCCAGTTGTTGGAACTCACCTTGGTGAAGGGGCTTTAGGCTTCTCATGGGATATCGTACAAGAAAAGAATTTAGAAAAATAA